TACTTGATCCTATTTAAAGATTTGGGCAAAATATAGAGGGCGTTGTAGTCGTACATATATTTTTGTGTTTAACAAAACTACTTAGAAGAAACCCCAAAACCGAAGAAATTCAAGTTAAGTCATAGAATGGACGATGAAAAAAGCTTCAGGTTTGATTTGTTTGTTTGGTATTCgttgattttattaaattaatcGTGTTGATTTATGCTGTTTGTGTTGATCTTGGATTGCAGTTATTACGACAGTTATAGAGAGATGAGAAAATCCTTGGGATTACCGGATCAACGGCTGCCTGTAGATTTTTGTTCAGATTCAGACGAGGACGAATTAGAGGACGATGATGAGATCTGGATgcaggtatatatatatatatatttgatttatCGAAAATCGAGGATTAATCGGAAGAATTAATACCTAGTACTGGTACTCGTGTTTTTATAGATATACCGTACTAGGGTTTTGTATACACGTATGTCCAGTCATATGGGATAACATCTTCAATTCACCGTCTCTGTTTCTTTTTAAGCTGTTGCTGGTAGGATCATTGTGAAAATTAGGGATATAAGCGATATTAGAATTCCCGAGTCCCATGTATATTGTCTTATGTAATCAATTATCCCCAACAACCTGCAGGTAGTACTTGTGTAATGTATACGTGTTTTAATCTAAAGAGAAAAAGCAGGGACACAGTTGTTGGGATTTAATTGGTATAGATATCTTTACTACTCTCCACTAAGTTACTAACTAACATTAATATTATGTCCCTTCAGAAACAATGCAACTCCATGTTGGAGATCGTTGGAATAGTCTATCTAGGCGAAGTTAATGTAGAGCCTCGGAATCAGCTTGGCAGGATTTACATGGCATCTCCTGTTGGTATTCTTGACATATACAATGTAGGCCAAGTAGATGAGGAGGACACTAGGGAAACACTTCAACCCGGAGATGAATTTGATGTCAAGGACATCAAAGGCCCTATTCCTTTCCAAAATGATTGTAGCAGCCTGGACATTGATCTCTTTCATGGCGCCTTCAAGGGTCACATATATGATGTTTTTGCTAATAAGCAATTTTACTCTAGAGATGATGCTTATTTACAGGAGGTAAAACTTGCTTCAACTGATGGCACAGGAGATATTGTTCTTCTCATGGGCTTTTATGCTCATGCCACTATAGCACGAGTGGAGGTTAGGTTAAAGACCTCCGTTGCAGTAAATGTTCATGGATGCATTTCCGCATCCAACACTGAATTGGACAAATGCAGGGCTACTAGCGTACTCTTTCTGAAACAGCAACAGAAACAAATAATTGTAGGAACTGATGGTCTGATTCCCTTGTCCAGATCCCTTGTAGCTGTTCCATATGACTCTCAGTTGTTTCTGAACATTTCCTTGGTTGTTGATGGCCATCTTCTCGAACCCACTATCTCTTTTTTTGCTCGTAAAACCGGGGTTTCGACAAAGTCTTTCCAAAACCTCTCTGTAACAGTCAACTGGGAAGCGTTGTATTATCACTCCAAGAAGGTGAATAAAGCTTAATATGATGGTCTTGGATTGAGGCCTTCCTGAATCACCTTCTTATCAGCACTGATGATTACTTTATgcttctctttttttctttttttcttttttaaatgATAAGAACTTTTGTTTTGTGCGTTAATCATGATGTTTTTAGTAAGGAATCTGTCTTGAAAACTTATTTGATTATGATTTTGCCTTATAGCTACGGTTTAACTTTTATGGTTTTAACTTCTATGAAGTTAAAATAACTTCTGTTTTTTAGACAATATCTGATTGCTGCACATGTATATCATTTCACAAGTCAGTTAACTATTTATTTGCCATGCTAATGAATGATGCTAATGACGAACTGAGGCCATATGGCGCCTCCAGGGAAGAGGCTCCTAGCTCAAGGTGGGCTGTACTTGTTTCTTATCAACAACAGCAACCAATAAGTCTATTAATAATATTTTCTTAAATGCCGTGTGGCAAAATTGAGTTAGTAGTGGTACCAGACCGGGCCAGCTGAAATCGATTTTTGTTCAAGGTGAGTGATTGAAATGAATGCTAAAAATCTTAAAACATGCACAGGAAGATATGCAAGGCTACTAGCGTACTCTTTCTGAAACAGCAACAGAAACGAATAATTGTAGGAACTGATGGCCTGATTCCCTTGTCCAGATCCCTTGTAGCTGTTCCATTTGAGTCTGATTTATATCTGGACATCTCCTTGGTTGTTGATGGTCATACTCTCCAAGCCACTATGTCTTTTTCTGCTCGTAAAACCGGGGTTTTAacaaagaatttcaaaaatttcTCAGCAACAGTCAACTGGGATGCATTGTATTATAACTCCAAGAAGGTGAATGAAGCTTGATATGGTCTTGGATTGAAGCCTTCCTGAATTTGAATCACCTTTGTATCAGCAATTATGATTAGTTTGTGTTTTTTTAATTATCGCGTTCTGCCTTTTTCTGAAATGGAACTTTTCTACCTGAATCATGATGTATGTTGTAAGGAATCTTCCTTCAAAACTTAAtttattatgattatatgaaaTGAAATGAAATGGGTCATTTTGACAAATATAACATTACTATCTGATTAGTCTAATAAAGCTCAAAATTTGTACTATAGAAGCATATCGTGAAAATTTTCATTTTTGTCCATAATTTCATACAATGTCATCAGAACTTCATACAATGTCATCATAACTGCATGATTGGTGTAATTAAACATCACTCACTTGTCTATAGTTGAACAAGGTTAGTTACTCAACTGAACTTGAGTTTTCTGATAAAAAAAGCATTAACAAACCTGATTAAGAAGTTCAATGTACAGAAAACTTTGGA
This genomic interval from Apium graveolens cultivar Ventura chromosome 8, ASM990537v1, whole genome shotgun sequence contains the following:
- the LOC141678950 gene encoding uncharacterized protein LOC141678950; this encodes MDDEKSFSYYDSYREMRKSLGLPDQRLPVDFCSDSDEDELEDDDEIWMQKQCNSMLEIVGIVYLGEVNVEPRNQLGRIYMASPVGILDIYNVGQVDEEDTRETLQPGDEFDVKDIKGPIPFQNDCSSLDIDLFHGAFKGHIYDVFANKQFYSRDDAYLQEVKLASTDGTGDIVLLMGFYAHATIARVEVRLKTSVAVNVHGCISASNTELDKCRATSVLFLKQQQKQIIVGTDGLIPLSRSLVAVPYDSQLFLNISLVVDGHLLEPTISFFARKTGVSTKSFQNLSVTVNWEALYYHSKKVNKA